Genomic DNA from Ruminococcus sp. OA3:
GCCCGTGTCATCCATCAGCATCTCGTTGACGATATAACTGATGTAGACCTGCATCTCTTCCCTCATGTCTTTATATGCCTGCGGGGAGTCACCCGTCAGTTCCCGGCTGACCTCCTCAAAGATCTGCGCCTGCTTGGCCTCAAATTTTGCCTGCACATTGCGCTCCGTTTCAGAGGCATCTTCGCTGGAAAAATGGCCGATATCCAAAATGCTGTTATTGACAAGTGCATAATAGACATCGTAAATCGGGATCGGGATCGCAGAGGTATCCGTATTTTCATCCGTCTCAAAGGTTTTGATCGGCTGTATATTCGATACCAGAACTCCGGCAATCCTCTGTTCCAGTATTTTATAGGCTGCGATCTGAAGTTCCTTGTCAATGGTCAGATAAACATCGTTTCCCTGAACGGGATCCGTTTTGGAGTCCTTATCGATTTCCAGAACTTTTCCGAGATTATCGACATATACGGTCTCTTTCCCGTCTGTTCCCTGCAGCGTTGTCTCCATAACCTCCTCAATCCCCGTTTTACCGACAATGGAGGTTGTTGAATAGTTGGGATTTTCCTCCCTCAGCGAATCAAGCTCTTCAGCAGATATTTTCCCCGTGTAGCCGATCAGGGAAGAGAAATAAACACTGTCTGCGTAGACACGCACGGAATCTTCTGCAATATCCACGCCTTCCAGATCATTTTTATTTTCCATGATAGTAGCCACGGTCTCCTCACTGACATCCGTGGCGATCGTCACCGCCACGTATTTCTGATAGCTTGTGGTTGACAGCAGATAACGGATCGACACCATCTTCAACAGTTCTTCTTTTGAATATTCTGCTGGAAGACCATACTCTGTCAGTTCTTCCTCCGTATACGGATTTTCGGATAAAATAATACCGAAGCGGTCATCACCCGCCAGGTCTTTCATGATCTGATCCGGTGAAGCGTTTGCTTCTTCAGCTTTCAGATCATCAATCAGGCTGTGCCCGTAGACATCGGCACGGAATCGTGAGAGTGAAAAATCAGTAACGTCAAAGTCATAATTGCCGTTCTCATCCAGAACAATATGGAAACTGTGGTCTATAGAATCCCCATTTGCCTCTACGAGCTGTATGATCCGGTAAATCTCACTGTTCAGAGACAGATTTCGTATCCTCCGGTTCGCATAAGTGCCGCTGTCTTCCAGTGTTATGGAGTATGAAAGCTCATTTGAAGCGAGCACATTGCCGTCACAGTCCAGAATATTTCCGCGGGTGCTTTTCAAAGTCCGTTCACGGGTTGTCTGCAGAGAAAAATTATCTGCGTATTCCTGGCCATGAATGATCTGCAGAGAAAATATCCGCTGTATCAGAATAAAAGCCATGACAAGAAACACCGCGATCAGTACGGTGGTCCTGCTCAGTCTGAACTTTTTAAACATCTTTTTTATCTTCTTAACCAAGGTGATCGTTGTCCTTCCATTTCGTATTCAAGCAGCTGTCGGTTGATCCATAAAAACAGGCGGTAGAATAGCAGTGTCATAACAACCGTATAAACGATTTCCGGAATGATGATCTGCTTCAGATATCCGAAAAAATTCAGGCGGCCCCGAAGCATGAACTGCAGTCCGTAAATGACGATTCCGTATACGGCGTCACTGGCCGTTACCAGCATAGTCGGTACTTTGATATCTTCGTCATAATACACTTTATATAAAAATCCATTCAAAAATCCAATCCACATATATAAAAGCGCGTGGAATCCAAAGAGGTTGCCATAAAACATATCGATCATCAGTCCGCTCAGGAATCCTGTAAACATACCGATACGCTTTCCGCACATAAATCCAAAGGATACCGTCAGGATCAGCAGCAGATTCGGTGTGATGGATGCGATGGAAAGCGCTTTAAATACAGTACTCTGCAGCAAAAAGGTCAAAAGAACCAGAACAGCCAGGATCAGTTTTCTGCGCATCAGTCTCCTCCTTTATTCTTCAGTTCCTTTATCACCAGAACCTCATGTATATGGGCAAAATCAACGACCGGGATCAGATATCCGTTCTTTGTGAGATTATTCGTATCATTGTTGATCTCGTCGATGTATCCGATCAGGATGCCTTTCAGGAATTTGTCACTGATGTTGGAGGTGACGATCCGGTCACCGACCTGTACCTTGTCTTCCTTATCTGTCAGCTGGATGAAATTGAGTTTCCCCTCATCCATCAGCAGCAGATTGCCTGTTACGATGCAGTCATCTGATGTGGTTGCAACCATGGCGCTTACATTGCTGGAGTCGTCAATGATGGAACGCACAGTGGCCCAGTCCTTGCCGACTTCAGTTACGATGCCGGCAAGCCCCCCGTTTGCAAGGACATTCATATCAACCTGGATACCGTCATCACTGCCGCGGTTGATCACAAACGTATTATACCAGTTGCCGGGATCTTTGGAAATAACCTGTGCGGCTACCTTTTCGTACTCGGAATATTCTTTATCCAGCGTATACAGCTGTCTTAAGCGTTCCAGCTCTTCCTGATCCTGCAGCAGATTACTGTTCTCTTCCGTCAGTTTATCGACTTTCTCCTGCAGGGCTTCATTTTCATTTTTCAGTTTTTTGGCATTCATAAAACCGCTCGTCTGATCCCGCAGCCATGTACCTGCCCCGTTGATACCTTTCTGGAAGGGTGAGATGACGTACCCTGCGCCCTGCTGAATCGGGGCAAAGGAAAACCTGGAAGTCGCTGCGAGTGCGATCAGACCGATGCAGACGATGGTCATGATGATGATCCAATGTTTTGTTTTTATGGAAAATCGATTCTTTTTTTTCATGCTTTGTCCTCAATTAAAATCTGTATTTCTTACTGCTGCTTTTTGATGTGAATGCCCAGTGCTGCAGTGATTTATGGTTGATGATCTCTTTCAGGCCATAGACCGCAGACGTGTCACTGTATTGAGAAATATGGGCAGCACATCCAAGCCGCTTCGCCAGATACGTATCGATATACGGTATCCTGGTACAGCCTCCGGTCAGGTAGATACCTTCCGTCGTGATGCTGCTATGTATCTGAGGCGGGGTACGTTCCAGAAACAGCTGAATCTCGTCCGCCGCCTGCCGCAGCTGACTGCGGATGACTTCATTTATAACCGCAGAGCTGACCACACCTTCTTTTGGCAGACCGGATATCGTATCAAGTCCGACTACCTTCCGGGCTTCTTTCGTGTCGGAGGAAAGTCCGGCCATGGCTGTTTTCAGCCTGGAGGCCATTCTGCGGCTGATATGAAGACCGCATCGTTTCCGCACGTTGGCGACGATCGCCTCATCAATTCGGTTCCCGCCGAATGACAGCGGTTTGCTGATAATCACTCTGTTGTCAGCCAGGACAGAAATTTCCGTACACTCGGCGCCCATATCGACGATCATGGAACCTTTGCTTCTGGAGATCGGTATTCCAAGGGACAGCGCATTTACAATGGGCCGTTCCACCAGAAAAATCCGGCTTTTTCGAAGATCCCCGCCGCTGGCGATCGTATTGTAGGCCCTCTTCTCAATTTCTGTCATGTTCATAGGCACAGAAAAATAGACAATCGGCCTGTTCCCGAAGTGTTTGTTCAGCTTGCGCAGCAACAGGTGGAGAACCACTTCCAGATGGCCGATGTTGGCAATCATGCCGCCGCTCATCGGAGAAGAAACTACAATATTATGCGGAGCCTTTTCATACATCTCATACGCATCATTTCCCACTGCGAGCACTTCTTCTTTATTGCGGATAGCAAT
This window encodes:
- the mreD gene encoding rod shape-determining protein MreD; protein product: MRRKLILAVLVLLTFLLQSTVFKALSIASITPNLLLILTVSFGFMCGKRIGMFTGFLSGLMIDMFYGNLFGFHALLYMWIGFLNGFLYKVYYDEDIKVPTMLVTASDAVYGIVIYGLQFMLRGRLNFFGYLKQIIIPEIVYTVVMTLLFYRLFLWINRQLLEYEMEGQRSPWLRR
- the mreC gene encoding rod shape-determining protein MreC — encoded protein: MKKKNRFSIKTKHWIIIMTIVCIGLIALAATSRFSFAPIQQGAGYVISPFQKGINGAGTWLRDQTSGFMNAKKLKNENEALQEKVDKLTEENSNLLQDQEELERLRQLYTLDKEYSEYEKVAAQVISKDPGNWYNTFVINRGSDDGIQVDMNVLANGGLAGIVTEVGKDWATVRSIIDDSSNVSAMVATTSDDCIVTGNLLLMDEGKLNFIQLTDKEDKVQVGDRIVTSNISDKFLKGILIGYIDEINNDTNNLTKNGYLIPVVDFAHIHEVLVIKELKNKGGD
- a CDS encoding rod shape-determining protein, which encodes MVLQHVFGVDLGSDTIKIYSLKKDEILIEKNMIAIRNKEEVLAVGNDAYEMYEKAPHNIVVSSPMSGGMIANIGHLEVVLHLLLRKLNKHFGNRPIVYFSVPMNMTEIEKRAYNTIASGGDLRKSRIFLVERPIVNALSLGIPISRSKGSMIVDMGAECTEISVLADNRVIISKPLSFGGNRIDEAIVANVRKRCGLHISRRMASRLKTAMAGLSSDTKEARKVVGLDTISGLPKEGVVSSAVINEVIRSQLRQAADEIQLFLERTPPQIHSSITTEGIYLTGGCTRIPYIDTYLAKRLGCAAHISQYSDTSAVYGLKEIINHKSLQHWAFTSKSSSKKYRF